Genomic segment of Umezawaea sp. Da 62-37:
GCGACACCGTGCACGTCGACGTCGTGGACCGCTGGGGCAACCTGGTCTCCGCGACCCCGTCCGGCGGCTGGCTCCAGTCGTCGCCGACCATCCCGTCGCTCGGGTTCTGCCTCGGCAGCCGCGCGCAGATGTTCTGGCTGGACAAGGGCCTGCCGAACTCGCTGGCGCCCGGCAAGCGCCCGCGCACCACGCTGTCGCCGTCGCTCGCGCTGCGCGAAGGCGTGCCCGCGATGGCGTTCGGCACGCCCGGCGGCGACCAGCAGGACCAGTGGCAGCTCGGGTTCTGGCTCGCGCACACCGTCGGCGGTCTGAACCTCCAGCGGTCGATCGACGCGCCGCTGTGGCACACCAACGCGTTCCCCAGTTCGTTCTTCCCGCGCGCCTGGACGCCGGGTGAGGTGGTCGTGGAGTCCCGCGTCGGCGCCGACGTGCTCGCGAACCTGCGCGAGCGCGGGCACTCCGTGGTCGACGCCGGCGAGTGGACGCTCGGTCGGATGTCCGCGGTGGCGAGGGATTCCAGCGGCGGCCTGCTCCGCGCCGCCGCCAACCCCCGCGGTGCCCAGGGCTACGCCGTCGGCCGCTAGGTCACCACCAGTAGTTGTCCTGGGGTGCGTAGTGCTCCTCCAGTTCGGCGATCTCGCCGGTGGTGAGCCGGAGGTCCAAGGCCGCGACGGCGTCGGACAGGTGGTGCGGTTTCGTGGCACCCACGATCGGGCACGACACGACGGGCTTGGACAGCAGCCAGGCCAGCGCGACCCCGGCCATCGGGACACCACGGGCCTCGGCGACCTCCTGCAGCGCGTCCACGACGGGCTTGTCGACGTCCCGGTCGAACGCCTCGGCGACGGTGTCGGAGGTCGAGCGCGTGGTCGCCCCACCCCACGGGCGGGCCGCCCTGCCCTTGGCCAGCGGCGAGTACGGGGTGAGTCCGACGCCCTGGTCGAGGCACATCGGGATCATGTCCCGCTCCTCCTCCCGCTTGAGCACGTTGTACTGGTCCTGCATCGCCGAGAACGCCGTCCACCCGTTCACCACGGCCACGTGCTGCATCTTGGCGAACTGCCACGCCCACATCGACGACGCGCCGAGGTAGCGGACCTTGCCCGCCCTGACCAGGCCGTCCAGCGTGGCCATGATTTCCGCGACGGGCGTCTCGGGGTCGAAGCGGTGGACGTAGTAGACGTCGATGTGGTCGGTGCCCAGCCGCCGCAGCGAGGCGTCGACCTGTTCGAGGATCGCCTTGCGGGACAGGCCGCTGCCACCGGGGCCGTCGTGCATCCGCCCGCTGACCTTGGTGGCGAGCACGACGTCCTCGCGGCGGGAGAACCTGTCGACCGCCCGTCCGACCAGCTCCTCAGAGGTACCGCCCTGGTAGACGTTCGCGGTGTCCCAGAACGTGACGCCCAGCTCGACGGCCTGCCGGAAGAACGGCGCCGCGTCGTCCTCGTCCAGAGTCCACCGGTGCATGCCCGCGGCCGGGTCGCCGTAGCTCATGCAGCCCAGCCCGATCCTGCTCACCGTCAAACCGGTGCCACCCAGCCGTGCGTACTCCACCTCGAAGCCTCCAACCAGTGGTGCGGCTACCGGGCGGGCTCGGTGGCCAGTTCGCCGATGGCCGCCGCGGACGGCGAACCGGGCTCGGCGGAGTAGGTGATGATCATCTGTTCCGGCGCGCCCGGCACCGGCAGCGCCTCGTAGGCCAGCTCCAGCGGGCCGACGCGCGGGTGGTCCAGCCGCATCGTCCCGTACGGCACGGTCCACACCTCGTGCGCCGCCCACAGCTCCCGGAACTCGCGACTCGCGGACAGCTCGTCCACCAGGGCCGCCATCCGCGGGTCGTCCGGGTACAGGGCGGCCTGCATCCGCAGCCCGCCGACGGTGTTGTTCGCCTTGTCCTCCCACGGCGTCCACAGCTCGCGCGACGACGGGTGCAGGAAGATCAGCCGCGCCATGTTGTCGTGCACGTCCAGGTCCACGCCGTACACGGCCCGCGCCAACGGGTTCCACGCCACGATGTCCATGTGCCTGCCCAGCACGTACGCGGGCGACCCGGTGATGCTCGCCAGCAACCACCGCAACCCCGGCCGCACCTGCCCGGCGGGCACGGGCCGCTTCGGCGGTCGGGCCAGGTTGTGCAGGTGCGTCCGCTCGCCCTCGTCCAACCGCAGCGCCCGCGCCACCGCGTTCAGCACCTCGTCCGACACGTTGGCCAGCCGCCCCTGTTCGAGGCGGCCGTAGTAGTCCGCGCTCACGCCCGCGAGCTGCGCCAGTTCCTCGCGCCGCAGCCCCGGCACGCGCCTCCGCCCGCCGAACGTCGGCAGGCCGGTCTCCTCGGGCGTCAGCCGCGCCCGGCGGGACTGCAGGAAGTCCCCCAACTCCGTCATGCCGCACAGCGAACCACGGTTTGCCAGACCTAGGTTGAACGGGCATCTGGGTAAGCCGTTCCGCAGGCCGCAACCTTGGCGCATGACGAACATCGAAGAGCAGCGCTTCATCCGCGTCGGCGGCATCGACCAGTGGATCCAGATCCGCGGCGGGAACCGCGACAACCCCGTCCTGCTGGTCCTGCACGGCGGCCCCGGTTCCCCGTACGCGCTGTTCACGCCGTTGCTGCGGGAGTGGGAGGAGCACTTCACCGTCGTGCAGTGGGACCGCCGAGGTGCGGGGAAGACCTTGGGCCGCAACGGCCGCGAGGGCTGCGGCGAGATGTCGTTCGAGCGGTGCGCGCAGGACGCGGTCGAGGTGGTCGAGTTCCTGCGCGGCCACCTGGACAAGGACAAGGTGGTCCTGCTCGCGGGCTCGATGGGCACCATGATCGGCACCCCGCTCGTGCAGCGCAGGCCCGACCTGTTCGAGGCCTACGTGGCGACCGACCTCTACGTCGACATGGTCGACAACGAGGCCGAGTCCTACCGGCTGGCGCTGCTGAAGAACCCCAAGGCCGCCAAGGCGCTGGCCGCGATCGGCCCCGACCCGACCGCGTGGGACCACAAGGCGTGGGAGGTGAAGATGCGCTGGAGCATGGACAACGCCGTGCTGGGCAAGCTGTTCATGCCGCTGGTGCTCAAGCGCGAGGTCTACGGCTGGCGCGACCTCCGGCACGTGCTGGCCGGGTTCGGGTACTCGAAGAAGGCGCTGTTCGACGACTTCATGGGCTTCAGCGCCGAGCCGGACTTCGAGGTGCCGGTGGTCTTCCTCCAGGGCGCGGACGACGAGGTGACCGTCCGCTCGCTGGCCGAGGCCTACTTCGCCCGCGTGACCGCGCCGAGCAAGCGGATGGCGCTGATCCCGGACGCGGGCCACTTCGCCGCGTTCACCAGGCCCGACCGCTTCCTCGCCGAACTGCTGGGCGCAGTGGAACGGCCCTGACCCGAGGGGGGAGGGGGCCAGGGCCGTTCCGGCCTCGGGGGAAGTCGACCGGCCGCCCGCGCCGGCACGTGGACCGGCGGCGCCGTGATCGCTTCCCGTTGTGCAGGGGGAGAAAATCGCACCGGGGACCTCCTGGGCAAGGCGGGCAATCCCCCTGGGGGACTTCATTCACCCGCGGGGGTGCGGCTGCTTCAGTTCCGCGGGGCCGGATCCCGCGTACCGCGTTCGACGTACGCCGATCTGCCGCCTCAGCACCGACGCCACCGGCGATCACCTCCCGTACGGTCGAGCCGTGCCCCTGGTGCAGTACCTGCCCTACGCCTGGTTCGCGGTCACGTTCGGCCCGCTGTTCCTGCGCAAGCGGTACCCGGTCGCGGTGATCGCGCTGACCGGCGCCTCCACCTGGCTCTACTACGTGACCGGTCACATGGGGCCGCTGGTCGCGGCGCCCGCGCTGGCGGTGTTCAGCCTGGCGCGGACCTCGGCGGTCGAACGGCGGCGGCGGACCGCGGAGCACGAGCGGCTGAGGATCGCGCGCGAGGTGCACGACGTGGTGGCGCACAGCCTGGCGATGATCAACGTGCAGGCCGGGGTCGCGGCGCACGTGGCGGACCGGAAGCCGGAGGAGGCCGTGAAGGCCCTGCTGGCGATCAAGGAGGCGAGCCGGGCGGCGCTGGAGGACCTCCGGGCGACGCTCGGGGTGCTTCGGAGTGGCGAAGGGACGACGCCGGTTCCGAGCCTGCGGCGGCTGGGCGAGCTGATCGA
This window contains:
- a CDS encoding aldo/keto reductase; protein product: MEYARLGGTGLTVSRIGLGCMSYGDPAAGMHRWTLDEDDAAPFFRQAVELGVTFWDTANVYQGGTSEELVGRAVDRFSRREDVVLATKVSGRMHDGPGGSGLSRKAILEQVDASLRRLGTDHIDVYYVHRFDPETPVAEIMATLDGLVRAGKVRYLGASSMWAWQFAKMQHVAVVNGWTAFSAMQDQYNVLKREEERDMIPMCLDQGVGLTPYSPLAKGRAARPWGGATTRSTSDTVAEAFDRDVDKPVVDALQEVAEARGVPMAGVALAWLLSKPVVSCPIVGATKPHHLSDAVAALDLRLTTGEIAELEEHYAPQDNYWW
- a CDS encoding helix-turn-helix transcriptional regulator translates to MTELGDFLQSRRARLTPEETGLPTFGGRRRVPGLRREELAQLAGVSADYYGRLEQGRLANVSDEVLNAVARALRLDEGERTHLHNLARPPKRPVPAGQVRPGLRWLLASITGSPAYVLGRHMDIVAWNPLARAVYGVDLDVHDNMARLIFLHPSSRELWTPWEDKANNTVGGLRMQAALYPDDPRMAALVDELSASREFRELWAAHEVWTVPYGTMRLDHPRVGPLELAYEALPVPGAPEQMIITYSAEPGSPSAAAIGELATEPAR
- a CDS encoding alpha/beta hydrolase yields the protein MTNIEEQRFIRVGGIDQWIQIRGGNRDNPVLLVLHGGPGSPYALFTPLLREWEEHFTVVQWDRRGAGKTLGRNGREGCGEMSFERCAQDAVEVVEFLRGHLDKDKVVLLAGSMGTMIGTPLVQRRPDLFEAYVATDLYVDMVDNEAESYRLALLKNPKAAKALAAIGPDPTAWDHKAWEVKMRWSMDNAVLGKLFMPLVLKREVYGWRDLRHVLAGFGYSKKALFDDFMGFSAEPDFEVPVVFLQGADDEVTVRSLAEAYFARVTAPSKRMALIPDAGHFAAFTRPDRFLAELLGAVERP
- a CDS encoding sensor histidine kinase translates to MPLVQYLPYAWFAVTFGPLFLRKRYPVAVIALTGASTWLYYVTGHMGPLVAAPALAVFSLARTSAVERRRRTAEHERLRIAREVHDVVAHSLAMINVQAGVAAHVADRKPEEAVKALLAIKEASRAALEDLRATLGVLRSGEGTTPVPSLRRLGELIDPVGKPILVEGDPGDLSAPVDTAAYRIVQESVTNALRYAPDATLITIRFERTAEHLELRVTDDGQGGMPGIGAGSGLVGMRERAEALGGELHAGGLPGGGFEVRAILPLRGESSDQSGAGRRPSPGQGGFSVAAGDRGRFRGRGGGRGRGRGGRRC